One window of the Rhodococcus sovatensis genome contains the following:
- a CDS encoding DUF2273 domain-containing protein, whose translation MTYTFVGLLTGLLLALAGIIGGFSGFVLALFLGAVGLALGAHFDGRLDLTSLLRSRGRG comes from the coding sequence CCTTCGTCGGATTGCTCACCGGATTGCTGCTGGCCCTCGCCGGAATCATCGGTGGGTTCAGCGGGTTCGTCCTGGCCTTGTTCCTCGGGGCGGTCGGGCTGGCTCTCGGCGCCCACTTCGATGGCCGATTGGATCTGACGTCCCTGCTACGCAGCCGTGGCCGTGGTTGA
- a CDS encoding Asp23/Gls24 family envelope stress response protein gives MTDVDTGGPGTLVIKERVISRVAVAAALTVPDVVRQVGGMSRLTGRDLPRADVSVGEHSASVNLYIAVQWPSRISDVAHAVHDEVARALDEIVGLPLHRLNVVVAGTSPRSDAQSPISENTHPVLRPRPPTASPAAHYAAVVLAVALLGVAFVAGREFLIVHGTIVGAPWIANTVEWIADLHWATWMIAGAAGLISVGSILVGMGLTPRSKTHTGVRSPSSPSPMVWLRPTDVARMCSDHAGNVPGSESVRTTVTKKKVTVEVRRVASGDDAILTESVRDAVAPVLAVLADTRKVRVRLLHPSGVGETRS, from the coding sequence ATGACCGACGTCGATACCGGTGGACCCGGCACGCTCGTCATCAAGGAGCGGGTCATATCGCGAGTCGCGGTCGCTGCGGCTCTGACAGTCCCGGATGTAGTGCGACAGGTCGGCGGAATGTCGCGGCTGACCGGACGCGACCTGCCCCGCGCCGATGTCTCGGTCGGTGAACACTCCGCCTCGGTGAATCTCTACATCGCGGTGCAGTGGCCGTCGCGGATTTCCGATGTCGCACACGCAGTCCACGACGAGGTCGCGCGGGCGCTGGACGAAATCGTCGGTCTACCCCTGCACCGCCTCAACGTTGTCGTGGCCGGAACATCACCGAGAAGCGATGCCCAGAGCCCGATCTCGGAGAACACGCACCCAGTTCTTCGACCGAGGCCGCCGACCGCGAGTCCGGCGGCTCACTACGCCGCGGTCGTCTTGGCGGTCGCACTACTCGGCGTAGCCTTCGTCGCCGGCCGTGAATTCTTGATCGTCCACGGCACCATCGTCGGCGCTCCGTGGATCGCCAATACCGTCGAGTGGATCGCCGATCTGCATTGGGCCACCTGGATGATCGCCGGCGCTGCCGGGTTGATCTCGGTCGGATCGATCCTGGTGGGGATGGGGCTCACGCCTCGCTCCAAGACTCATACGGGTGTCCGGTCCCCGAGTTCACCGTCACCCATGGTGTGGCTGCGCCCCACCGATGTAGCCCGAATGTGCAGCGATCACGCCGGAAACGTCCCCGGTAGCGAATCGGTGCGGACGACGGTGACCAAGAAGAAGGTGACGGTCGAGGTGCGACGCGTCGCCAGTGGTGACGATGCGATCCTGACCGAGTCGGTGCGCGACGCCGTCGCACCCGTACTGGCAGTACTCGCGGACACCAGAAAAGTGCGAGTCCGCCTACTGCATCCATCCGGCGTCGGGGAGACTCGCTCGTGA
- a CDS encoding polynucleotide kinase-phosphatase has product MTQYELPDLSLVVLVGISGSGKSSFAAQHFGPYETVSSDTCRGIVSDDPNQQSATKDAFELLEFIVAKRLAAGRLTVVDATNVQPAARKAFVKLAREHDVLPVAVVLDVPESVCAQRNAAREDRSFGRDVLRRQHQQLTRSMRGLSKEGFRAVHVLDGTDAVTEATFVRTPLRSDRRTTEGPFDVIGDIHGCLGELTTLLTTLGYRVRRDDDGRAIGAVPPDGRTAVFLGDFVDRGPDSAGVLRLVMGMVGSGGALAVPGNHEHKLVQALRGRKVNVSHGLAETLAQLAAETDEFRREVLEFCDGLVAHLVLDSGRLVVAHAGLIEKYHNRASGRVRSFALYGDTTGETDEFGLPVRYPWAQDYRGSAMVLYGHTPIPEAEWLNNTMCLDTGCVFGGKLTALRYPERDIVSVPAEKQWYAPAKPLNQFVREENSLDLSDVLGPTGVETSLRGRVSIRAENAAGALEVMSRFAVAPEWLKYLPPTMAPCPSSTRDGYLEYPTEAFDAYRRVGVTEVICEEKHMGSRVVLVLHRGGDGIAYTRTGRQVFDDGLTRELVTAADEGFAAAGMWEELDARWVIVDCELMPWSVKAEGLIRTQYASVGAAARADLEAERSVLERAAARGLSVADRQERNSRRRDGIAKFTDAYRGYVWPTVGLDGVSLAPFQILATDRGVHVDRPHLWHLGVADRLAEARPDVFTTTRRIVVDLASEESVANGAWWWEDLTSDGGEGMVVKPAANRPTGKVQPGIKVRGRDYLRLIYGPDYTEPDALTALRDRNLAHKQSMALREYALGVEALERAVRGEPLWRVHQAVFAVLAMESEPVDPRL; this is encoded by the coding sequence ATGACGCAGTACGAACTTCCGGACCTCTCGCTCGTGGTCCTGGTCGGCATCAGCGGATCCGGCAAATCATCCTTTGCTGCACAGCATTTCGGACCGTACGAAACGGTATCCAGCGACACCTGTCGGGGCATCGTGAGCGACGACCCCAACCAGCAGAGCGCGACGAAGGATGCATTCGAGCTGCTCGAATTCATCGTTGCCAAACGCCTCGCTGCTGGACGGTTGACGGTAGTCGACGCCACGAACGTACAACCCGCCGCGCGGAAGGCTTTCGTCAAGCTCGCTCGCGAGCACGACGTGCTGCCGGTAGCCGTTGTGCTGGATGTGCCGGAATCGGTGTGCGCGCAGCGCAACGCCGCGCGCGAGGACCGATCGTTCGGCCGCGATGTATTGCGTCGGCAGCACCAGCAGCTGACGCGGTCGATGCGTGGTCTGTCGAAGGAAGGCTTCCGTGCCGTGCACGTCCTCGACGGAACCGACGCGGTGACCGAGGCAACCTTCGTCCGGACCCCACTCCGTAGTGACAGGAGGACGACGGAGGGCCCGTTCGACGTCATCGGTGATATCCACGGCTGCCTCGGGGAGTTGACGACGCTGCTGACAACGCTCGGCTATCGAGTGCGGCGAGATGATGACGGACGTGCAATCGGCGCAGTACCGCCGGACGGCCGAACTGCCGTGTTCCTCGGTGACTTCGTCGACCGGGGACCGGATTCTGCCGGCGTTCTACGGCTCGTCATGGGAATGGTCGGTAGCGGCGGCGCACTTGCTGTTCCGGGAAATCACGAACACAAGCTCGTGCAAGCGCTGCGTGGCCGAAAGGTCAACGTATCGCACGGCCTGGCCGAGACCCTCGCGCAACTTGCCGCGGAGACCGACGAGTTCCGCCGTGAAGTACTGGAGTTCTGCGACGGACTCGTTGCGCACCTCGTTCTCGACTCCGGGAGGCTCGTCGTGGCACACGCCGGGCTGATCGAGAAGTACCACAACAGGGCGTCGGGCAGGGTTCGTAGTTTTGCGCTGTACGGTGACACCACCGGCGAGACCGACGAGTTCGGTCTGCCGGTCCGATACCCGTGGGCACAGGACTACCGCGGTTCGGCCATGGTTCTGTACGGGCACACTCCGATTCCGGAAGCCGAGTGGCTGAACAACACGATGTGTCTCGACACCGGCTGCGTGTTCGGCGGGAAGCTGACGGCGTTGCGTTACCCGGAGCGCGACATCGTGTCCGTTCCGGCAGAGAAGCAGTGGTATGCGCCGGCGAAGCCGTTGAATCAGTTCGTACGAGAGGAGAATTCACTCGATCTGAGCGATGTCCTCGGACCGACGGGTGTCGAGACATCTCTGCGCGGACGCGTCAGCATTCGCGCCGAGAATGCGGCCGGTGCGCTCGAAGTGATGAGCCGGTTCGCCGTCGCCCCCGAGTGGCTGAAGTATCTGCCGCCGACGATGGCGCCGTGTCCGTCGTCGACTCGGGACGGTTACCTCGAGTATCCGACCGAGGCGTTCGACGCGTACCGACGGGTGGGGGTGACGGAGGTGATCTGCGAGGAGAAGCACATGGGCTCGCGGGTCGTGCTCGTCCTTCACCGCGGTGGCGATGGCATCGCCTACACCCGCACCGGTCGACAGGTCTTCGACGACGGTCTCACCCGCGAGTTGGTTACCGCAGCCGACGAGGGTTTCGCCGCAGCGGGAATGTGGGAAGAGCTCGACGCCCGATGGGTGATCGTCGACTGCGAGCTGATGCCGTGGTCCGTCAAGGCGGAGGGTTTGATCCGTACCCAGTACGCGTCGGTAGGGGCGGCTGCGCGGGCCGACCTCGAAGCCGAGCGCTCAGTGTTGGAGCGAGCGGCCGCGCGAGGTCTGTCGGTAGCGGATCGGCAGGAGCGAAACAGCCGACGGCGCGACGGGATTGCGAAGTTCACCGATGCCTACCGCGGTTACGTCTGGCCGACGGTCGGTCTCGACGGCGTATCGCTGGCTCCGTTCCAGATCCTGGCGACGGACAGGGGAGTACACGTGGACAGGCCGCACCTGTGGCACCTCGGAGTTGCGGACCGTCTGGCCGAGGCGCGTCCGGACGTGTTCACTACGACCCGCAGGATCGTGGTCGATCTGGCATCCGAGGAATCGGTGGCCAACGGTGCGTGGTGGTGGGAGGACCTGACGTCGGACGGCGGCGAGGGCATGGTCGTCAAACCTGCTGCGAACAGACCGACCGGAAAAGTGCAGCCGGGCATCAAGGTTCGCGGTCGTGACTACCTACGGTTGATCTACGGCCCGGACTACACCGAACCGGACGCCCTGACCGCGTTGCGTGATCGGAACCTCGCGCACAAGCAGTCGATGGCGTTGCGTGAGTACGCTCTCGGCGTCGAAGCCCTCGAGCGAGCGGTTCGCGGGGAGCCGCTGTGGCGCGTGCATCAGGCAGTGTTCGCGGTGCTTGCGATGGAGTCGGAGCCGGTGGATCCGCGGTTGTGA
- a CDS encoding 3' terminal RNA ribose 2'-O-methyltransferase Hen1: MTLTADATADFTDSTDLGYLLHKHPDKVQTFGLSVGSATVLYPEAGQESTCVALLLDVDPVQLGRTQPRYSSSEFALGRYVNDRPYAGASMLAVALSRVFKQAMSGVCTARPELPELPLNLTINLPSVPCRGGSELATELFGPLGWTVQAVPRALDEQIPDWGDSIYIDLTLTGRATVSVALRQLYVLLPVLDDVKHYWVGEEEADKLVRAAGDWLAEHPHITLITERYLKHRRELVASVVERLVPDADRSEPMPRDPSLGELRATAVLGELKAAGAKSIVDLGCGEGRLLRELFADNGFEKIVGVDVSARALDSAQRRLRLADLPDRQRARIELLQSSATYRDSRLVGFDAMVLMEVIEHVDPDRLAALQRSVFREARAATVVVTTPNSEYNQLYDGMAAGAFRHPDHRFEFTRAQFREWANATADDGGYDVRYASVGPVDDAHGAPTQMAVFTRREDAV, encoded by the coding sequence ATGACTCTGACCGCCGATGCGACAGCCGATTTCACGGACTCCACCGATCTCGGGTACCTGTTGCACAAGCACCCCGACAAGGTGCAGACCTTCGGGCTGTCGGTCGGATCGGCGACTGTGCTGTACCCGGAGGCAGGACAGGAATCGACCTGTGTCGCACTGCTTCTCGATGTCGATCCGGTCCAGCTCGGGCGAACCCAGCCTCGATACTCGTCGAGCGAATTCGCACTCGGCCGCTATGTCAACGACCGTCCGTATGCGGGAGCGTCGATGCTGGCGGTAGCGCTCTCACGGGTGTTCAAGCAGGCGATGTCCGGTGTATGCACGGCCCGGCCCGAGTTGCCGGAGCTTCCGCTGAACCTGACGATCAACCTGCCGTCCGTCCCGTGCCGCGGTGGCAGCGAGCTTGCCACGGAACTGTTCGGACCGCTCGGCTGGACGGTCCAGGCCGTGCCGCGCGCGTTGGACGAGCAGATTCCGGACTGGGGCGACTCGATCTACATCGACCTCACGCTTACCGGACGAGCGACGGTGTCGGTGGCACTCAGACAGCTGTACGTCCTGCTGCCTGTGCTCGACGACGTCAAGCACTATTGGGTGGGCGAGGAGGAAGCAGACAAACTCGTTCGAGCAGCGGGGGATTGGCTTGCCGAACACCCGCACATCACACTGATCACCGAGCGGTACCTCAAGCACCGCCGCGAGCTTGTCGCATCGGTGGTGGAGAGGTTGGTTCCGGATGCGGACCGAAGCGAACCGATGCCGCGGGATCCGAGTCTCGGTGAACTGCGAGCGACTGCTGTTCTGGGCGAGCTGAAGGCTGCAGGTGCGAAGAGTATCGTCGACCTCGGTTGCGGGGAAGGTCGGCTTCTACGAGAGTTGTTCGCGGACAATGGCTTCGAGAAGATCGTCGGAGTCGATGTCAGTGCACGTGCGCTGGACTCCGCGCAGCGCCGGCTACGCCTTGCCGATCTGCCGGATAGACAGCGGGCGCGGATCGAGCTTCTTCAGTCCTCTGCCACCTACCGTGACTCGCGGCTCGTGGGGTTCGACGCGATGGTGCTCATGGAGGTGATCGAACACGTCGATCCGGATCGACTTGCGGCACTGCAACGTTCGGTGTTTCGAGAAGCGCGAGCCGCGACAGTGGTTGTCACAACACCCAACAGCGAATACAACCAGTTGTACGACGGCATGGCCGCAGGCGCATTCCGTCACCCTGATCACCGGTTCGAATTCACTCGCGCCCAATTCCGGGAATGGGCGAATGCAACAGCCGACGACGGCGGCTACGACGTGCGCTATGCGAGCGTCGGTCCCGTCGACGACGCACACGGCGCACCAACCCAGATGGCAGTGTTCACCAGAAGAGAGGACGCGGTATGA
- the tuf gene encoding elongation factor Tu produces the protein MAKAKFERTKPHVNIGTIGHVDHGKTTLTAAITKVLHDKYPDLNEASAFDEIDKAPEEKARGITINISHVEYQTEKRHYAHVDAPGHADYIKNMITGAAQMDGAILVVAATDGPMPQTREHVLLAKQVGVPYILVALNKADMVDDDEIIELVEMEVRELLAAQDFDEDAPVIKVSALKALEGDEKWAESVVELMQAVDDSIPDPVRETEKPFLMPVEDVFTITGRGTVVTGRIERGSVNVNEEVEIVGIRPGSTKTTVTGIEMFRKLLDSGQAGDNVGLLVRGIKREDVERGQVIIKPGTTTPHTEFEGNAYILSKDEGGRHTPFFNNYRPQFYFRTTDVTGVVTLPEGTEMVMPGDNTEMSVTLIQPVAMDEGLRFAIREGGRTVGAGRVTKIIK, from the coding sequence GTGGCGAAGGCGAAGTTCGAGCGGACGAAGCCGCACGTCAACATCGGGACCATTGGTCACGTTGACCACGGCAAGACGACGCTGACTGCAGCAATCACCAAGGTTCTGCACGACAAGTACCCGGACCTCAACGAGGCTTCGGCCTTCGATGAGATCGACAAGGCGCCGGAAGAGAAGGCTCGTGGTATCACGATCAATATCTCCCACGTCGAGTACCAGACGGAAAAGCGCCACTACGCGCACGTCGATGCCCCCGGTCACGCCGACTACATCAAGAACATGATCACCGGCGCGGCACAGATGGACGGCGCAATCCTGGTCGTGGCAGCTACGGACGGCCCGATGCCGCAGACGCGTGAGCATGTTCTGCTCGCCAAGCAGGTCGGCGTGCCGTACATCCTCGTTGCACTCAACAAGGCCGACATGGTCGACGACGACGAGATCATCGAACTCGTCGAGATGGAGGTCCGCGAGCTTCTCGCTGCGCAGGACTTCGACGAGGACGCACCGGTCATCAAGGTGTCCGCACTCAAGGCGCTCGAGGGCGACGAGAAGTGGGCCGAGAGTGTTGTCGAGCTCATGCAGGCCGTCGACGATTCCATCCCGGACCCGGTCCGCGAGACGGAGAAGCCGTTCCTCATGCCCGTCGAGGACGTTTTCACCATCACCGGTCGTGGCACGGTTGTGACCGGACGTATCGAGCGCGGCTCGGTCAACGTCAACGAAGAGGTCGAGATCGTCGGCATCCGCCCCGGCTCGACCAAGACCACGGTCACCGGTATCGAGATGTTCCGCAAGCTGCTCGACTCGGGCCAGGCTGGCGACAACGTCGGTCTGCTCGTTCGTGGCATCAAGCGTGAAGATGTCGAGCGTGGACAGGTCATCATCAAGCCGGGCACCACGACTCCCCACACGGAGTTCGAGGGCAACGCTTACATCCTGTCCAAGGACGAAGGCGGCCGCCACACGCCGTTCTTCAACAACTACCGCCCGCAGTTCTACTTCCGTACCACGGACGTTACGGGCGTCGTGACCCTTCCCGAGGGCACCGAGATGGTCATGCCCGGTGACAACACCGAGATGTCCGTCACGCTGATCCAGCCGGTCGCCATGGACGAGGGCCTGCGTTTCGCAATCCGCGAAGGCGGTCGTACCGTCGGCGCCGGTCGCGTCACGAAGATCATCAAGTAG
- the fusA gene encoding elongation factor G yields the protein MAQDVLTDLNKVRNIGIMAHIDAGKTTTTERILFYTGISYKIGEVHDGAATMDWMEQEQERGITITSAATTCFWNDNQINIIDTPGHVDFTVEVERSLRVLDGAVAVFDGKEGVEPQSEQVWRQADKYDVPRICFVNKMDKLGADFYYTVQTIIDRLGAKPLVIQLPIGAENEFEGVIDLVQMKALVWSGETKLGEKYEIQEIPENLKERADEYRNMLLETVAESDEALLEKHFGGEELTIDEIKGAIRKMTVNSELYPILCGSAFKNKGVQPMLDAVIDYLPSPLDVAETIGHAVGDEEKEITRKPSADEPFAALAFKIATHPFFGKLTYVRVYSGKVDSGAQVINSTKGKKERLGKLFQMHSNKENAIATASAGHIYAVIGLKDTTTGDTLCDPQNQIILESMSFPDPVIQVSIEPKTKSDQEKLGTAIQKLAEEDPTFSVKLDEDTGQTVIGGMGELHLDILVDRMRREFKVEANVGKPQVAYRETIRKTVDKHDYTHKKQTGGSGQFAKVIIKLEPFEGEDGATYEFENKVSGGRVPREYIPSVDAGAQDAMQYGVLAGYPLVNVKVTLLDGAYHDVDSSEMAFKVAGSQAFKEAARKAGPVILEPVMAVEVITPEDYMGEVIGDLNSRRGQIQAMEERSGARIVKALVPLSEMFGYIGDLRSKTQGRANYSMVFDSYAEVPANVAKEIIAKATGE from the coding sequence GTGGCACAGGACGTGCTGACCGACCTCAACAAGGTCCGCAACATCGGCATCATGGCCCACATCGATGCTGGTAAAACCACCACTACCGAACGCATCCTCTTCTACACCGGTATCTCGTACAAGATCGGTGAGGTTCACGATGGCGCAGCCACCATGGACTGGATGGAGCAGGAGCAGGAGCGTGGCATCACGATCACCTCTGCTGCCACGACGTGCTTCTGGAACGACAACCAGATCAACATCATCGATACGCCCGGCCACGTCGACTTCACGGTCGAGGTCGAGCGTTCGCTTCGCGTGCTCGATGGCGCCGTTGCCGTGTTCGACGGCAAAGAGGGTGTCGAGCCGCAGTCGGAGCAGGTGTGGCGTCAGGCCGACAAGTACGACGTTCCGCGTATCTGCTTCGTCAACAAGATGGACAAACTGGGCGCGGACTTCTACTACACCGTGCAGACCATCATCGATCGTCTCGGCGCCAAGCCGCTGGTCATCCAGCTGCCGATCGGCGCAGAGAACGAGTTCGAGGGCGTTATCGACCTCGTGCAGATGAAGGCTCTCGTGTGGAGCGGCGAGACCAAGCTCGGCGAGAAGTACGAGATCCAGGAGATCCCGGAAAACCTCAAAGAGCGCGCAGACGAGTACCGCAACATGCTGCTCGAGACCGTGGCCGAATCCGACGAGGCGCTTCTGGAGAAGCACTTCGGCGGCGAAGAGCTCACGATCGACGAGATCAAGGGCGCCATCCGCAAGATGACCGTCAACAGTGAGCTGTACCCGATCCTCTGTGGCTCCGCGTTCAAGAACAAGGGCGTTCAGCCCATGCTCGACGCCGTCATCGATTACCTCCCGTCCCCGCTCGACGTTGCCGAGACCATCGGACACGCCGTCGGCGACGAGGAGAAGGAGATCACTCGCAAGCCGTCCGCAGACGAGCCGTTCGCGGCTCTTGCGTTCAAGATTGCGACGCACCCCTTCTTCGGCAAGCTGACCTACGTCCGCGTGTATTCGGGCAAGGTCGACTCCGGCGCTCAGGTCATCAACTCGACCAAGGGCAAGAAGGAGCGTCTGGGCAAGCTTTTCCAGATGCACTCCAACAAGGAGAACGCGATCGCGACCGCGTCTGCCGGTCACATCTACGCCGTGATCGGGCTCAAGGACACCACGACGGGTGACACGCTCTGCGATCCGCAGAACCAGATCATCCTCGAGTCCATGAGCTTCCCGGACCCGGTCATCCAGGTGTCGATCGAGCCGAAGACCAAGTCCGACCAGGAGAAGCTGGGAACAGCTATCCAGAAGCTCGCCGAAGAGGATCCCACCTTCTCGGTGAAGCTGGACGAGGACACCGGCCAGACCGTCATCGGCGGAATGGGCGAGCTGCACCTCGACATCCTCGTCGACCGTATGCGTCGCGAGTTCAAGGTCGAGGCCAACGTCGGCAAGCCGCAGGTTGCGTACCGTGAGACCATTCGCAAGACGGTCGACAAGCACGACTACACGCACAAGAAGCAGACCGGTGGCTCCGGCCAGTTCGCGAAGGTCATCATCAAGCTCGAGCCTTTCGAGGGCGAAGATGGTGCTACCTACGAGTTCGAGAACAAGGTCAGCGGCGGTCGTGTGCCGAGGGAGTACATTCCTTCGGTGGACGCCGGAGCTCAGGACGCCATGCAGTACGGCGTCCTCGCCGGATACCCCCTGGTCAACGTCAAGGTCACACTGCTCGACGGTGCGTACCACGACGTCGACTCGTCGGAAATGGCCTTCAAGGTCGCCGGCTCACAAGCGTTCAAGGAAGCCGCACGCAAGGCCGGCCCCGTCATTCTCGAACCCGTCATGGCCGTCGAGGTCATCACGCCCGAGGATTACATGGGTGAGGTCATCGGCGACCTGAACTCCCGCCGTGGTCAGATTCAGGCCATGGAGGAACGCAGCGGTGCCCGTATCGTCAAGGCACTGGTTCCGCTGTCGGAGATGTTCGGCTACATCGGAGACCTTCGGTCGAAGACTCAGGGCCGCGCTAACTACTCCATGGTGTTCGATTCCTACGCCGAGGTTCCCGCGAACGTCGCGAAGGAAATCATCGCGAAGGCGACCGGAGAATAA
- the rpsG gene encoding 30S ribosomal protein S7, which yields MPRKGPAPKRPLINDPVYGSPLVTQLVNKILLDGKKSTAERIVYQALEQAREKTGTDPVVTLKRALDNVKPALEVRSRRVGGATYQVPVEVRPGRSTTLALRWLVTFSRARREKTMVERLANELLDASNGLGAAVKRREDTHKMAEANKAFAHYRW from the coding sequence ATGCCACGCAAGGGCCCAGCACCCAAGCGGCCGCTGATCAACGACCCGGTCTACGGATCCCCGTTGGTCACGCAGCTCGTCAACAAGATCCTTCTCGACGGCAAGAAGTCGACCGCCGAGCGCATCGTCTACCAGGCTCTCGAGCAGGCTCGCGAGAAGACCGGCACCGACCCCGTCGTCACGCTCAAGCGTGCACTCGACAACGTCAAGCCGGCCCTCGAGGTTCGCAGCCGTCGCGTCGGTGGCGCCACCTACCAGGTGCCCGTCGAGGTTCGTCCCGGCCGTTCCACCACGCTGGCACTGCGCTGGCTGGTCACGTTCTCGCGCGCTCGTCGTGAGAAGACCATGGTCGAGCGTCTGGCCAACGAGTTGCTCGACGCCAGCAACGGCCTCGGTGCCGCTGTGAAGCGTCGCGAGGACACCCACAAGATGGCGGAAGCCAACAAGGCGTTCGCGCACTACCGCTGGTGA
- the rpsL gene encoding 30S ribosomal protein S12, whose product MPTINQLVRKGRTDKVAKLKTAALKGSPQRRGVCTRVYTTTPKKPNSALRKVARVRLTSSVEVTAYIPGEGHNLQEHSMVLVRGGRVKDLPGVRYKIIRGSLDTQGVKNRKQARSRYGAKKEKS is encoded by the coding sequence ATGCCAACTATCAACCAGCTGGTCCGCAAGGGTCGCACCGACAAGGTTGCGAAGCTGAAGACCGCTGCCCTCAAGGGCAGTCCCCAGCGCCGTGGTGTGTGCACTCGCGTGTACACCACCACTCCGAAGAAGCCGAACTCTGCTCTGCGTAAGGTCGCGCGTGTGCGCTTGACCAGCTCGGTAGAGGTCACCGCCTACATCCCCGGTGAGGGCCACAACCTGCAGGAGCACTCCATGGTGCTCGTTCGCGGTGGTCGTGTGAAGGACCTCCCGGGTGTGCGTTACAAGATCATTCGCGGCTCGCTCGACACCCAGGGTGTCAAGAACCGCAAGCAGGCTCGCAGCCGCTACGGCGCCAAGAAGGAGAAGAGCTAA
- a CDS encoding DUF3558 domain-containing protein yields MKRAFVALGVVLLAGCSTTVEGTPTAQPFGSGTDSAFTDLLTECDAVADDRIAETVGGDAIQRGFFGAICRWDVAGPNGIVKVTFNWFENGSLDSERDANEKMMYSVEDITVQGRKAIRSQPPNDPGSCGVTAGSPDSGVVGWWVQYLPGSGSTDPCAAATTLMDLTINLSR; encoded by the coding sequence ATGAAACGCGCATTCGTTGCTCTCGGTGTCGTATTACTTGCCGGCTGCAGTACCACCGTCGAAGGCACTCCCACCGCTCAGCCGTTCGGCAGTGGCACAGACTCCGCGTTCACGGATCTCCTTACCGAGTGCGACGCCGTCGCAGACGACCGCATTGCCGAAACCGTGGGTGGCGACGCCATTCAGCGCGGCTTCTTCGGGGCCATCTGCAGGTGGGACGTGGCAGGGCCGAACGGGATCGTGAAGGTGACTTTCAACTGGTTCGAGAACGGTTCGCTGGACTCGGAACGGGACGCGAACGAGAAGATGATGTACTCGGTGGAGGACATTACGGTGCAGGGCCGCAAGGCGATTCGCTCCCAGCCGCCGAACGACCCCGGGTCCTGCGGGGTGACCGCAGGGTCGCCGGACTCCGGCGTCGTCGGGTGGTGGGTGCAGTACCTGCCTGGTTCGGGATCCACCGATCCGTGCGCGGCGGCGACGACGTTGATGGATCTGACGATCAACCTCAGTCGATAG
- a CDS encoding DUF3558 domain-containing protein: MRAPVILGVVACSLLLAGCGGRDEPSSSQDSTTANPGAAGPFFGQCGSVDDEEVRSTFAVGAFTMITRNSVGCEWEVSGFAGPSVSFSWYRGSPIGRERSGSELIGRPADDIEIDGHPGFSAATDNYLCEVGVEFGKDFMHWSVTYGDQPPTADPCGVAQQLAELTIERTQ; the protein is encoded by the coding sequence ATGCGCGCACCAGTGATTCTCGGAGTGGTGGCCTGCAGCCTCCTGCTCGCGGGGTGCGGGGGCCGCGACGAGCCGTCGTCCAGCCAGGATTCCACCACCGCGAATCCCGGTGCCGCGGGCCCGTTCTTCGGCCAGTGCGGATCAGTGGACGACGAGGAAGTCCGCAGCACCTTCGCGGTCGGGGCCTTCACGATGATCACCCGCAACTCCGTCGGGTGCGAGTGGGAGGTGAGCGGGTTCGCCGGGCCGTCGGTCAGCTTCTCGTGGTACCGGGGCAGTCCCATCGGCCGGGAACGCTCGGGCTCGGAACTCATCGGCCGACCTGCCGACGACATCGAGATCGACGGGCACCCGGGCTTCTCTGCAGCCACCGACAACTACTTGTGCGAGGTGGGCGTGGAGTTCGGGAAGGATTTCATGCATTGGTCTGTCACCTACGGTGATCAACCGCCGACGGCCGACCCCTGCGGCGTTGCGCAGCAACTCGCCGAACTGACCATCGAGCGAACGCAATGA